The sequence below is a genomic window from Monodelphis domestica isolate mMonDom1 chromosome 2, mMonDom1.pri, whole genome shotgun sequence.
gtGCAAAATGCtatggatacaaaaagaggtaaaagacagtgCCTGGcctgaaggagcttacaatctaattggggaTACAATGggcaaataaatataaacaaagttAGCTATTTATGGGATAAATTGGTTGGTTGCTGTCTTTCacactcaaagaggaccaaaatgcatcattggtgatatcttttgatttgGGCCTaatttggatttaaatgagggaAAGTTGCCCAAAGTCCTTAGtcttgctctctcttccagacttcttgaagtccagtgacaagacaaaagtcaaggtgACTGGTGATGGTTCAGGATGTAGTGGATTACCTTGGCTGCTTCTATCTCTAACCAAGCTCTAaccactccacagcacctgcttcagccaccttcatgattGCTGTAACAAACTATTCTCATCCACTCCTTTGACCAAGGAAAGTCTCCACATGCTTGGAGTAAACAACCCCCTAACTGATAGATGTGTTTGAGCCTAAAGGTTACTCTTAACCTCGTTTAGCCCTTCTGCTGAGACAGTTTTGCCAgagtgtggccactgtgcattctacagtttcttggagccacagaagAGACCTGAgaggcaggtggacaccaaagaagaatgagcagctctgaaaagaaCTCAGCCAGCCCTCACACTATATATGCTAGTCTTTCCTGAATACCCCATACTTTCtgtaggataaataggaaataattagaaaaaggGAAGGCAATGGAATTAAAGGGGGAGGAGGCAGGGAGGGCAGGATTGAGGAAGGCACTTTAGATGAAGTCAATGTATTCATTTAATTAACCTGGTGAAGTAAGagtaatcagcaaatatttataatgtaaaaacacatcaataaaacttCAAATTTCCCAAGATTTATTACAGAACTAACACAAAAATAGAATTTCTTCAAAAGATACAGGAAATTTTGATTCAATCACTGAAtccatagggagccactgaatttTATTGAGCCGGGGAGTGACATTGTAAGATCagcactttagaaaaatcactctgGCAGATATCCGTAACATAAATTAAAGAGGGGAAACACAGGCAAAGAGACTAGTTGGGAAGCTTAAGAAACGGAGCGGTAAAGGCAGGACTTGATCTTTGACTTCCGTATTAATGGTCTTTCAGTTCCATTGTCTTCGCACAACCCTGCGAAGTATATGgcattataatctccattttaaagctgaagaaattaaggcaggcagagttaagcgacttgctcacAGACCTAAGCATTTGAGCTGTCTTGAACTTGAGTTAGTTGAGATGCCAAGCCGTGTTCTGTGTACCTTGGCGCCACCTAGTGGCAGATTTAGTACATTGCATATGAGCTAGATGAGAGGAAGGGAGCAGCATCATTTGGGTGCTGGACCCAGGAGGAAAGCCAGGGGCATTCCTCATCACTCTGGACTGAGCAGCCTCAGAAAGCGTGTGCCCTAACATAGTCATGTGATATATTACATAATCCACAAACATTCACTGAGCACTTACTagttgccaggcactgtgttgaacagtggggacacaaagaaataagcaaaacacTCCTTGTCTTAAGggatgtgtctgtgtgtgtctgtgtgtctgtatctatgtgtgtctgtctatgtgtttgtctatgtgtctgtgtgtctgtgtgtgtctgtatatgtgtatatgtctgtgtttgtgtatgtctgtgtttgtgtatgtCTGTGTTTCCATGACTGTGTTTGTGTCTGTGCGTTTGTGTATCTGTGTTTCTGTCTGTGCAtctgtgtctatgtgtctgtgtgtctgtgtctgtgtgtctgtgtgtctgtctatgtgtgtctgtgtttgtgtgtatatgtctgtgtttatatctgtgtgtatgtctgtgtgtttgtgtgtgtctctgtgtgtctgtatctgtgtgtctgtgtgcatttgtgtgtctgtatatgtgtctgtgtttctgtttctgtgtgtctgtatgtgtatgtgtgtttctgtctgtgtgtatgcgtttgtgtttgtatgtttgtgtgtgtatctgtgtgtccATGTGTCTGTCTACATGagactgttgttcagttgtttttcagttgtatctgacttttccTAACCCCATTTGAAGTCTTATTGGTAAAGATCCTgcagtagtttgctatttccttctccagctcattttacagataaggaaattgaggtaagtaaagttaagtgacttgcccggggtcacacagctactaggcagtgtgtgtgtgtgtgtgtgtgtgtgtgtgtgtatttatattgcCTGGCAACTAGTAAATGCTTAGTCAATGATTGTTGGTGTTGCTATTAGCATGTGTATATGCGTATagatagacatacacacatatagacacaAAGTACTTACAAGGTAATCTTAGAGAGGAATGAACAAGCAGCTGATTAAATTAAAAGCCTCATACCTAGGAAAGCAATTGAACTGAATCTAGAAAGAAACCAGGAATTCTAAGAGACAGATGTGAGAAATGACAACATTTCGGCATTGGTAACAGCCactgcaaaggcatggagatgctAAATGAAATGTCCAGTGTGCGGAACGTCAAATTGatctgttaaaaaaataaataaataaaaggtggaAACGTAGGGACTATTGTGACCTGGTAGGAAGAGCAGTGCGCTAAAAGACCGCTAGGTGGCGCGATAGTacacagagcactgggcttggaatctcAGACCTCAGACCTCGCTCAGTTCGAAGATGACCTCCGacatcctgaacaagtcatttaacgtctgtctacctcagtttcttcaactgcaaaatggggatatgaAAAGCATATACTTCCCAAAGTtcttgtgagtatcaaatgagattagCATAATACCTGGGGCACACGAGGTACTTAacaaacctctttttttttttcttcctaagagTTGGGAGATGCGTTTTAACCCTGACTCTGCCGCCTCTAACAGTCTTCCCCGGCAAGTCACAGTGTTCcctctccagacctcagtttattcatctgtaaagtggttGGGACGTGATGAGATAAATCACTTCTAGCTCGGAGGGTATAGATGGAGTGGTAGAAGCCCGATGTTTCCCTACGGTGAGTGGGAatttgcttaaaaaaagaaatcgtTGGcggagtgaaatgaggagaaccggtagagcattatacacagtaaaggaaacattgtgggacaatcaaatgtaatagactttgctactaatagcaatataataatccaggacaatcccggGGGTGAAAGAACGAaatccacagctagagaaagaactgcgggAGTAGAAAGGCATTTGTTCATGTGGGTACttgatgtggggttttggtttttttaaagattgttacaaaaatgaatactggaaATAGGTAGTGAGTGATAATAGgggtacaacccagtggaattgcttgtcagctctgggagggggaagggagagaacatgaattatgtaaacatggaaaaattctcaaataaaaaattttaagtaaaatttttaaataaaaaatcacaATGGTACTGTTTATTTAAATTGAAATGAGACTTTCCTTATTTAAACTATATGAGATAAAGAGgggaaatattattattctcattttatagaagaaactgagcTTCTTCAGAGGAGTACCCTAATTTGTCACAGTCTAGACTTGAACCTACATCTTTGGCTTCCAGGActgatggggtttttttttttcatttcagcagcagcagtagctgTGAGCtggaagagagggggaggtaCAAGGGAGAGAAGGCAGGAACATTTGAATTCTGAATATGTGTTGGACCCAAGAGTAGACACCCTGGAATGAGTAGCCTCAGAAAGAGTGTGCATTATGTAGCCATCCATCTCATGCTTGCCAAGTGTCTCTGGGTGCCCAGAATGTTGTCAGCTCATCCAGAAACTCGGGCCAGGATTAGATATTTGGCACTCTATTGGTGAAGTTGGGATCTGAtccgaccattctggagagcaatttggaaccatacctaaagggctataaaactgtgcagacCCTCTGATCCAATTATATTACTACTAGGTTGGTATCCCaaagggattttttaaaggaaaaatgatctattggtacaaaaatgtttacagcagctctttttgtggtagcaaagaactggaaaacaggGGACtctccatcaattggagaatggctaaacaagttatggtacatgattatgatggaatactattgtgccataagaaataagcagtaggatgagttcagaaaacctagaaagacttacatggactcatgcaaagtgaagtgagcagaacgaGAACACTGTATGCAGTAACAGAAGTACTGTTTAATGAACAAGTGTGAATGACCCAACTATTCTCAGCCACAGCAATCCTAGACAATCTCACACtcaatgaaaaatgtcatcctCCTACAGAGAAATAAAGGACGGAGTCTAAATATagaccaaagcatactatatttcactttcttcttttttgtgtttAAGGTTTCTTCCACAAAGTGActaataagggaaaatattatACACTATTGTACAtgcaatatatatacacatatatcaatatcaaattgcttaacatTTCAGGTaggaggaggtgagggaaggtgtaatgaagagagagaatttggaactcgaaaaaattttaatgaatgttaatagTCTTTTTATATGtagttaaggaaaaataaaatattatttttaaaactaccaTATACCTTTATCACTCtattctccccacctcccaccccccactGCTTGAGAACCAGGATGAGGGACACTCTCTAGCTTCTTCATTCCCCCCATCCACCTTGgtcctggaaggaaaaaaaaggaatagaagacCAGGAAGCAGTAAATAATACACAGGGAGCCAGAAATAACATGGAAAATTAGTTTAATGGATAGGGGAAGGATTGAGGCATTTCTGGACTGAAGCTTTCTGAGAATTATCCTGATTCCAACCCTAATAGCTGGGTAGCCAGAGGGCCAGCTCAAGCAGATGTAAGCTTATTCTGATCCAGGTACTTAAGAATCCCAGGGCTGGGACACATTTCTGTAGAACTTATTTTTAGGAGCCAGATGAAGGGCAGGGCCCTCGTTAATTGATTGGAACATATGAATTACAAGCTGCAAATTATCAGAGGAGAACTTTCCCAGGCAACACAGAAAGCTTAAGCAATTAAAACTGGAAAGCTGATTATAAGGGAGGATCTGCATACAGAGATTGGTCCCAGGGAGGGCGTAGTCCTGAGTCATTTTACTTCTGCTTGGTCTTGGGGACCTGTGGGCACTTCTCTTGAGCTAGAGATGGAGTGGTTATACAAGGTTCTGGCACCTTGGGATGGCATGGCTCTGGCACCTTGGGATGGCAAGGCTCTGGCACCTTGGGATGGCAAGGCTCTGGCACCTTGGGATGACAGGGCTCTGGCATCTTGGGATGGCAAGGCTCTGGCACCTTGGGATGGCAGGGTTCCTTGGTTTGGGAAGCACATGACTCCTGGGGAGGAAGAGTACAGGGCTGCTTCTGCTGCTGGGAAGCCATGGCTTGGTGTAGTGAATAAACCTGGAGAGGAAATGATAGCAATTAAGTTAATAGATGAGAAAGGAACAAGCCCTTTGCCAAAGAGTATGCTTTGAAGGGCATTTCTAGACCTTTCTTGCCCATGTCCCTTTCCGAATATATTTTGAATCTTGCTGACTTCGAAGACAGACTAATAGTCATCAGTCTCCCCTTTTTAGACTTATTGCAGGACCTAACAATAAGCAGAATCTGCTCTTGAAACTCCCAGCATCATTTTCAATATTTGTTCACTACCTCTCTTTCCACATCCACATCcccatcttccttcttttcttgaaaagatttctctctcttacttgGTCAATGGTTGGTCATTTTTGTCCTGTCAAACACTTTGTGATtccttttgaagttttcttgggaaagattctggagtggtttgccattttcttttccagatcattttatacatgaagaaaatgaggcaaatggggttaagtgacttgcccaagatcactcagcCAGTAAGTATAAGAAGTCAGATTTTAGCCCAGAAAAAttagtctttctaattccaggtccaggattctatccactgccacctagctgtcccttttcTAGAgacacataactaataagtgtctgaggttggatttaaactcatattttcctgcctccaggtccgACACTCTATCCAAAATTCTCCTGGCTTTCTCTAGCTTCTCATCTatataataaaactttttaacTATAGTACTTAGAATCACctaatctcagagttggaagagaattcataggccatctagtccaactgttATCTAAACAAGTATCTCATTCTATAACATGTCtcatccagtctttgcttgaaaACTTCCACTGTCTCCTGTGGCATTCTAATCAAATTTGGGATAACTGGGCTTGAAATCTCCATAAATGTTTTCATAGCAAATCACTCTGATGCCACCTCTTAGCACAATGTATGTGAGCTAGATGAGAAAGCGGGAGCAGCAGCATGAGGATGCTGGAATAGAACCAGGAGCACTAGGTCGAATTCTAGACTGAGAAAGTGATCTCTCTCCAACTGTAGGGCATTAACTCGAATCTAAATCTGCCTTTTTGCAGCTTCTATCCTTTCTTCCTGAGACTGAGCTCTGGGTCCAAGTGGcacaaatctaatcccttttcagTGTGACATTGCTTTAAAAGCTTGAAGAGAGCTGACACGTCCCCCATCTATATTTTCTTcagaatacatacatatgtattatatgtagatttttgttgttgtacacttgtttcaattgtgtccaactggccccatttgaggttttcttggcaaagatattggaatggtttgcagTTTTCTTCTcgagcttattttatagatgagaacactaaggcaaacagggttaaatggcttgtccagggtcccatagctggtaagtgtctaaagtcagatttgaacatttgagctcaggaagatgaatattcctgcTCCAGGCcgggcactctatcctctgataGTGAAATGACCCATAATACTTAAATCTTTCATGTCAGAAATAGGaaatctgggttctagtcctatTCTATTTTCTGGGAACTAGCTGTTTTGACTCTAGTCAAGTCATTTTTCTCTGGAGGTTAGATTCTCCATCTACAATGCAAAGTTCTGAGATCATGAGATTCCAATGTTTGTTATCGCtagaagaaatagtaaaaagACTTACCTGGTGCTAGAGAAAGGAACCTTGTCAAAGTACTCAGGTCTGATGCTTAGCTGTGGATATGTTGGGAATCTTTTATATAGTGTCTTTTCCCTGCCTCAAGGAAATGGGATGGCTTTGGGCTTTACCGTTTTCGTTCTTTCACTGCCCAACTGTGAATcacatcaatttcctcatttacctGTTCGTTTAGTCTTTTTGATGTAAACTACCATATGACAGCTATTTGGCAACAGATGTCTGACAATGATGTCATCCCATTCTCCCCCTACTCCTTCCTTAGCTACTGGAGAATGATGGGATCAGAGGCAATCTCCCAAGGTTCTTCCATATTAATAGCAATACAGCTTTAAAGTTGGCAAAGCCCTTTACTTGTGttacttcattttatcctcatcaaCCCTATGAAGCAGGTTCTATTAAAAATCACTGTTTTGTAGATGAAGCTGAGAATGTTTAAGGGAATTGCATGGAGCTATATAGCTTTTAAGTGTCTGAAACAAGTTTGAGGTCagcccttcctgactccaaagctggTGATCTGAACTAAAAATGCATTCATTGTCTATATTGTATTCCATTCTCCAAGGGGCCAATGCCTCTGACCCAAGCTTTGGGGGTCAAATTCCTTCCTGAGTCCTCTCTGTGTACAAATAGACCATTCCCCAAGTTACTTGATATATGAGCAGGACAATCAGGGAGTGAAATAAAGCAATGAGGAATGTGATTAGTGAAGATGGATAAAGGAGATATTGAATGAGGATATTAGACACTTCTTCCCTACCCTAGCTATACATCTTCATTACTTATTACTCACTTCCCCAATAATTCACTCAAGACAGCAAACTAACTGGCTTCCTCTCTCCTGACCGTGTGTCATCTTTTCCAGACTCTGAAATTTGCCTAGTCTCCAAATGACTACATTAGATTCTGATGTCATTAGTCTGGTTATTCCTCTGAAAGTACACATTATATGGTGTCCACACATTATCTTATAtaaattttgtctcttttctggAAGTCTTTCTTAAGGATTTTCCAACACAAAGTCATTATTGGGCTAAAAATAAACCCTTGCCAATAGacatataatttatttccataattttcaattcaaaacaattcaaataaaatcaataagaatttattaaggaatCCTTTGTACGTGAAGCATTGTTCCCGTTCTggagatacagaaacaaaaataaaacagcttTTGCCCTAAAGAAGCTTATATCTTAAGCCTGGCTGTTGAAGTCTGGTGAGCTCATAATCTCGGGAATCTTCAAGAAGCCTCTCTTGTCTTATACTTTCCTCCCATTATGGATATCCATTAATTgaggaacggctgaacaaattatggtatatgattgtgacagaatactcttacactataagaaatgatgaacaggatgtgaccctgggcaagtcatttaatgcccattacctagcccttaccactcttctgccctgtgaccaatatatgatattgattctaagataagatAAAGGTTCAAAAATTTTTTCAATGCCCATAAGAATAGGTAAGTATGTACATGATCCTTTTGCCAAGGAAAGAACATTAACTAGAAAGATCATCCATGAGGAGGCAGGACCtcagctgagccttgaagaaggACTGAGATTCTAAAGGCAGAGGCGAGTGGAGAGTGCATTTCAGGCATGAAGAACAAAAGTCCAGACATAGAAGTTGGAatgccaaatatggggagcatcTTCTAGACCAGTTTGTCAGGAAAGTAGAGAATGTGAAGGGTTCTACTATGAAACATATCCTGAAAAGTAAGTTGAAACCCAGTTgtggaaaattttaaatgagaggttaaaaaatgtatttatttggcAAGAACTAAACAaaatgatgtaaagtgaagtatgAAGTATGAataaccaggagatcattgtgcaAAGTGACAGCAATGTAGTAAATGATGTTTAGCTGTACAAAACGTAGCTACcctggactcatgatgaaaaaatggtaCCCCCCCTCCCAAGAGGAGaaatgatgaactctgagtgcaaaatGAGATGTTCTTGCTTTTTTACTCTTGtggaatgttttgcatgatttcacctGTATTACTGATACATAGCTTGTCTTCTCAGTGATGGCAGGGAGagtagaagggaagaagagaatataagacctaaacattttaaaagaaaagaatgaaatttgTCTAATCTCAaatgtaaataaatgtaaataaaaacattttgaaaagaatGTATTTTTTATGTTAAGAACATTAGGGAGCCAGTGAAGGTTCCTGAGTCTAGGGGTAAAATGGTCAGacttgtgttttaggaatatcactttggcagttgGGTAGACAACAGATAAGAGAGGAAAGATGCTGAAAGCAAgctgggagaccaattagaaagcaATTGCAATGATCCAGATAATACAGAGCTTGTCCAGAAGGGTAGCCATGTGAATGGAGAAGTGGGAATCAAATACAAGAAATCTTGTGAAGGGTAGCATTAATGAGACTTTGCAACAGCTTGATTATATAGAGTAAagatgggagagaaaaaagagacagagaaaagagaaacagagagagaataattgaaaatgaatgaGTTGTGGGACCAAGTAAAAGAGAAGATAGTGGTACACTAAAAAGGGAAGCCTAGAGGAAGAGGGGATGGGGAAATGGGGGAGAAGCAGacaaaatgaattctgttttggacatgctaAGTTTGAGATATTGCTGGGATATTTCCTTGAAAAGTCTAGAATGAAGCTGGAAATGAGGATCTGAAATTCACAAAATTATTAGTTGCTGGATATATGTGTCTAGATATAGAAATTTTGGAGTCATTtacataaagataataattaaattcagagagactgatgagatcaccaaatgacaGAAGAGAGCAAAGGACAGAACCTTACTAGATGGCAGATGGACAACGACCTAGGAAAAGAACATGAGGAAAAGTGGTCAGATAGgtagaaaaatggagaaagaacgATTTCATGTAAActaaaggaatagaagggaatGGTCAGTGAGGTCAAAAAGTGACTAAAAGGCAAAGTAGAGTGAAACTTAAGAAAGAGTCCTTTAATAGGTAAGATATCTTTGATAATTTGGAGAGGacaatttcaatagaattggAACTGGTTCACAAGCCACACTGCAAATGTTTGAGAAGTGGGTAGAAGTTGTAGATATGGATTAAATGATGGTAGAGGTTTCTTAACAGAAGTGTAactgagaaaagggagaaaaaacatAGAGCAATAGCTTTAGGGGATGGCAGGGTCAGGTGCAGGTTTTAAAGAAGGGGTGTGCCCTGGCCATGTTTATGGGTAGGAtggaaggagacagagatgaggagaaatagaaaatgagaataaaaagtaTAATGTATAAACCCTTTAAATGCAGAAaccatttcaatttttctttttatctttttaaaattatgctaTCTTTTCACAAATTGCATCCTAGTATAATATCTTACACATCCTTAATGAATTTGGTGAGGAATCACTGGTGTTGAGATAAGTGGGCAAGAAATCCAACCCTAGGGTCAAGACTGTGTCCGGAGACAGTGAAGGGataaagaatttagagattgggGAGGGGTAGAGGAACTGTTTGTTGGTCATAATGAGAATGAGCAATAAATAGACAGGAGGagcaaggcagagggagagatggaaggacattttacagattaagatactaaagcctagagaagagaatgacttacctagggataactcagctagtatctgaagctgTATTTAAAcacaaatcttcttgactccaggtccatgaCACCTGTGGCATAATGTCTGTTGGATATGACTAACGAAGAACTATGGGGGCCAGCACCCATCATGAGTTCATGCTAGCCCCCAGGGACACAGTCATCTTCTGCCACCATATGAGCCTCGGAACTTTAAGAAACACAAACAGAATTCCCTGTATCCTCTATTTTTCTCCCCAACTCCACTACATTTGAAGTCACCAACTATAGAAGCTGACACCACTGTACCCGCCACATGTGCCTTGGACCATCACAAGACCCTAATTTACTTGTTATTCCCATATCCTATGACAGGCAAGGTCCTAGACATTGGTCCTTTTATCCCTGTGATTCAGAGCTGCCTCTAATAGAAGCAGACAATCCCTTCTCCTTGCTACTTCTCTCCAGACTCTCCTCCCTAATCACTTCAGCTCTATACCTCCAAAACCCATATCTTCTTCTGCTTTCCTGTTGGATTATGCCTTCTGTGGCCTCTTCTCTATCATTAAGAAACTCCCCTTCAACTGAACTCTCTCTGTGCTTTACACACTTTCCATATGCTAATATTCACAGGAACTCGGTTCCCtcacaagagaaggaaatagaataaatatttattaagtgctcactgtTTGCCAGACACAatgtgtgctaagtgctttacaaatactatttaaTTTCAACTTCACAAGAACCCTTCAAGGTAGTTGCAATAGCAATGATCTCCtctttacaattgagaaaatggaggcatcaGAGGTTGTGCCTTTCAAAGGATCATagagctacgaagtgtctgaggttgtatttgaacacaggtcttcctgatttctggTCCAGTGTTCCATACTCCTAGCTATCTCAGAAGACATTACATCCCAGGCATACCCTCTCCAACATTGGACATGGCTTCTTTCATACTTTCTGTCACACTGGGCCAGTCAGGAGAAGCCCTTAATACTATGACAATACTCTTTTCTGCTATTACTCATCAGCATCTCTTTCTATGAGGTTACTTCTTCCATCTCTCTAACACGATGCAGATCCTTCTTACTGTCATCTGTTGGcttccagttttcttttcttcctctccagcTCCAACCCTTGTCCCCATACTTGAAGATTAATATGCATCTGAGTTTCTTCTTAACCATACCAGCCTCTCATTTCAGCACTTGAAATTCCTTTAACTTTTTCAACCACTTCTGCTAACTAAACAGATGATTATACCATTGTTCTCCCCATCCCTGATACCTGTGCTCCTTCTTCATGGGAGTCCTTTTGAGAATTAGATGAGATAAAGACATAAAGCACCATAGAAACcttacatttatttaaatgttagcttttattattaatatgtgaTAAACACAAAGGCTCCCAACTTCAGAGACTAGAGAAGTCTGGATACTACCTGACCTTTGGTGTCCTGGGGCACAGGATCTTTCATAGGTATAAGTTCTTTAGGATATCTAGGTAGCATAGCAGATATCAACCTAGACCTTGAGtatggaaaacctgagttcaaatactacctcagaCACATAGTACATGGGCAAGTCATCTACACATCTcaacagttttctcatctataaaatcataatagctaacacttatataACACTTTTCCATTTGCACAGCATTTTATaagttttatctcatttgatcctcacaataaattgggaaggtaaatgctattattaccctgACTTTACAGCCAAGGAAActaaggtttagtgacttgccccaggtctaCAAAGCCATTGTTCTGACTTCATTGTTGCATGTCTGTGAAATCTGAACTATATACCAGCACCATGCCAGGAAACTGaatcacttccatttgaattttCTTAGGAAAACTTCTGGactaagatggccacagagtagaagcaaggatcttcttctcctcaccaccaaccaatataaagcatctcaaaaggacaaaaatcaaaatcagataagAGAAGGGGCTGTACCATAGGGTGCAGCATTAAaggtaggcaggatttgaacatttccacaatataaaggTAAAATTTCTCCTACCAAAGCATGAGTGGATCACCCCCTCCCCCATGCCACCTACAGCACCAGAGTCAGAATGAGTGCAGGGCAATCTCTAGGTTGGGAGGTAGGAATGGCTTACCTCTGAGAGCAGCAAGACTAAGGATCCCAGGAGGTTGAGGAACACAGAACTTGGGCACAAagatagggcagagaggggctgccCACAGCAGATGCTGCAGAGACTAAAAAACAGCCATGGGGCAAAAACCACTCTGTAGCTCAATAcatagagagcctgccctcctcactcagacttctggctgggaagggaagaaaaaactagcacagcaatggccaccaacacccaagaagtACAATCTACaacaattaggaaaaaataagaagaagaaaaagactctgaccctggataacttctatggtgAAAAACAGCAGACTGCAGAGGgtgacaaacaagaaaacacatccaaacttccCCCCCCAAATTGGAAATTTGTCACAAGCTCTATAGGAACAGAGTTTaaaaaccaagtaagaaagatggaggaaaaatgggaagaaaaaaatgtgagaaaaaatGCAAGTAattcagaaggaaaataacagtttaagagacagaatctccc
It includes:
- the LOC107651345 gene encoding cornifin-B-like produces the protein MASQQQKQPCTLPPQESCASQTKEPCHPKVPEPCHPKMPEPCHPKVPEPCHPKVPEPCHPKVPEPCHPKVPEPCITTPSLAQEKCPQVPKTKQK